CTCGGTGACGCTCCAGTTGAACGAGTCGTAGCTGTTCCACCCCATCGGCGGGGTCGAGGCCGTGCCGTTGTCCCACGCCTGCGCCCGTTCCGGCGGGCCGACCGCGAGACCGAAGGCGAGCAGCAGCCACACGATGGCCACGGCCGGGCGTACCTTGACGAGCTTCATCTGACCCTCCAGAGAAGACATACACCCGGCTCTATGTCATTGGTTGGCGCCGATGTTACCGGTCACATCCGCACTGTCAAGCGCCCCCGAGGCGCACCACCCTGGTCCACTCGGGCGGCCACTCCGTCGCCGGGCCCTCCCGTGGAAACAGGCCCACCACGGTCCGGCAGGCCGGCCGCGCGGCGCGCGGCAGCCCGTACCCGGTCGGGCACCAGCGCCGCCGCGACCAGCGGATGGAGCCGGTCGGCGTCGATCAGCCCGGCGCGCAACAACTCCAGGTCGGGCAGCGTCCACGTCGCCGCGTCGGGCAGCACCGGCGCGGTGTCACCCCGTGCCGTGGCCGGCCCGACCCGCAGCAGCAGCCGCCGCCGGCCCCACAGCCGTACGGTCACCGTTCCCGCGGTGCGCCCCTGGGCGCGGAGCAGGATCGCCGCCTCGGCCGCCCACCTGTCGACGGCGCAGCCGCGTTCCCGCAACGGATCCGCGGACGGCACGGCCGGTCGGTCCGCACCGCACCGGGTCCGCAGCTCGTCGCTGCGGCGCGCGTCCCACAGATGGCGGTGCAGGTCGAGCCGGAACCGCCGGTCGGGATGCGGATGCGGGTGGCGGCACGGGCCGGCCCGGTCCCACAGCGCGAGGCTGATCCGCTGGCCGGCGTCCGCCCAGCCCGGCGGGGTCCGCACCACCAGGTGCACCACGCCGTCGCCCGTGTCGTACCGGGCCAGCGCAATAGTCACCCCGGGCGCAGCAACCCGTCGGGAGCGACCCGCGGCAGGTGCCAGCGCAACAGGTCGGGAGCCAGCTGCCGCAGGTCGGCCCGGACCATGGCAGCCAACTCCCGGCCATGGTCGCGCGCCAGCGAGCGCAGACTAAGATCGACATCGACGCGTGCGGCGGCGCACGCGCCCGCCCGGTCCCCGACGCGGCGGCGCGCGGTCGCGGACTCGACCATGGACGGCGGCACGGCGTACTCGCGCACGCGCAACCAGAATGAGAGGCGAGAATCCGCAGTCGCGGCCCGGGAGCGCATCAGCACTCACCTGTCGCGAGCGGGACCCCCAATCTGCGAACAGAAGGAGTCATCATCGCCGACCAGCATAGCGCAGAGGGCGGGCTCCGGCATGATCGTGAATGATTCGCGTCGTCCCAGCGACCCGAATCCTTCACGATGACGTCGCGACCGTCGACCTACGTGGCCGCGCTGGCCGACGCGCTGCTCGCCGAGCCCGACGTCGAGCCGCTGGCGCTTTCCAAGGCGCCATTGTGGCGCTGGCGCAGCCGCCACTATGGGTTGGATCTTACTTGGTGGGCCATACCGGGATCTTGTGCCCGGCTATGTCGGGCATTTCCACCCGCAAGATCTCTCTGTGCCCCACCAAGAAAGATCCGAAGGCAGCAAGGAACGCAAGCCGCTTCGGCGTCAAGATGGCGTCAGGATTTGGGCGTGCGGCGCGGATTCGCGGGCCACGTCGATGCCGGCGCCGTACCGTCGAGGTGTGCCCATCTGGTTGACCCGGGACCGGCTCGCCCTCCTGCTGGCCGGGCTCGCGCCGCTCGCCGTCGCCGCGGTGCTCCTGCCGTTGCGCGGCAGCTTGGAGAACACCCACGTCGCCCTCATCATGGTGGCCGTCGTGGTGGCGGTGGCGGCCTTGGGCAACCGGGTGGCCGGTTACCTGGCGGCGGGGTTCGCGGGGCTGTGGTTCGACTTCTTCTTCACCCAGCCGTACCAGCGTCTCACCATCGACGTACGGTCCGACGCCGAGACCCTCGTGCTCCTGCTGATCGTCGGGGTCGCGGTGACCGAGCTCGCGGTGTGGGGGCGCCGGCAGGCGGCCGCCGCCAGCCGCGACGCCGGTTACCTGGCCGGCATCCAGGCGGCCGCGACGGTCGGCGCCGTCGGTGGCTCGTCCCACGATCTCATCCGGCAGGTGTCCGACCAGCTGGTCACCACCCTGGAGCTGCGGGGCTGCCGCTTCCAGCGGGGCGTGGCCGGCCTGGGCAACCCGCCGAGGCTGCAGCGCGACGGCTCCGTCACCTGGCACCGCGCCGCGTGGGACGCCGACCGCGAGGGGCTGCCCGCCGAGGAAGAGACCGAGCTCCTGGTGGAGAGCGGAGGTCGCCTGCACGGCCGGTACCTGCTCACCGCGACCCCGCACCGGCCGCTGTCGCCGGAGCGGCGCCGGGTCGCGGTCACCCTCGCCGACCAGGTCGGCGCGGCCCTCGGGTGAGCTAGTACACCTCCACCTTGCCGGTGGGGCGAGGGCTGTAGGAGTCGTTGAAGAAGTACTCGCCCTTCTCGGTGAAGGTGTATTGGAACGACTCGCCGGGCCGCAGCCGTACGTCGAAGAGGCCCTCGAAGAACTGCGTCGCGCCGTGCTCGTTGGCGTTGTCGGCCGGGTTGACGAACGTGACCGTGGTGCCGACCGGTACCCGCAGGTGGGTCGGGGCCATCGCGTTCATGGCGGTGGACTCGGTGGTGCCGACCTGGCCGGTCGTCGCGTTGTATGTGCGGGCGAGCACCACCGTGTTGTTGACGGCGCTGCCCTCGACCGGTCCGCCGGCGACCGGCCGGCGGATGACCGGCGGTGGCGGGGTGGGGGCCGGCGGGACGGTGCCGCCGAGCCGGAACGCCCACAGGAAGTCGCCGCGGGGCGCCGACTCGCCGTACGGGATGCCGGTGCCGCCGGCGTACACGGCGATGTACTGGACACCGTCCACTTCGTACGCGATGGGGCTGCTGCTGATCGAGGCGCCGGTCTGGAAGCGCCACAGTTCCCGCCCGGTGCGGGCGTCCAGGCACAGCAGGTTGCCGTCCGGCTGTCCGATGTAGAGCAGGTCGCTGGCGGTGGTGAGGATGCCGTTGCCGTGCGCGAGGGAGTACGGCATGCGCTTCTTCCAGCGCACCTTGTTGGTGCCGGGGTCGACGGCGACGATGCCGCCGGTCTGGTATTCGCCGGGTGGCCGCAGCCCGTTGCTGGCCTCGGTGAGCGAGTGCGCGGCGGCGACGTACCCGAAGCCGGTGTAGACCAGTCCGGTGCTGTGGCTGAAGGACTGGTGGTTCCAGTCGGCGCCGCCGCCGTGGCCGGGGATGGACAGGATCGGTACGTCCCAGTGCGGGTCGTAGAGCGCGCCTTTCACGTAGTTGGGTACGGCCCGGTTGGGCTCGCCCGGTACGGAGGTGCCGAGCGGCTGGTCGACGACGCGCTGCTCGGTCCAGCCGCCCTGGCGCGGGAACGGCTGGGTGGGCCAGGTCTTCTGGCGCGGCTCCTGCGGGACGGGCACCTCGTCGATGCCGAGCGGGGCGGAGCCGTCGGTGCGGTCGAGGATGAAGTACATGCCGGACTTGCTGCCGTACACGACGAGCTTGCGCATCCGGCCGCGGACGCGCACGTCGACGAGGACCGGCGACATGCTGTTGTCCATGTCCCAGATGTCGTGGTGGACGGACTGGAAGTGCCAGCGGTACGCGCCGGTCTTCAGGTCCAGCGCGACGATGGAGTTGGCGAAGAGGTTCTGCCCGCCACGGCGCGAGCCGTCCTGGGAGGAGTTGCTGCCGTGAGCGCGGCGGCGCGCGGGCTGTCGTGCGTGCCGCAATAGAGCATGCCGTCGTGGTAGGTGACGGCGACCTTCTCCATGCTGCCGTAGCCGGTGACCTGCTTCTCCCACACGACCTGGCCGGTCTCCTGGTCGAGCGCGATGAGCCAGCTGCCCCGGCCGTGGGTGAAGACCATGCCCTGGCCGACGGCCACGCCGCGGCGGGTGAGCGTGCCGCGGGTCTGCTGGTACGTCCACTTCGTCGCGCCGGTGGCGCCGTCGACGGCGACGGCGGTGCTCTGGTTGGTGCCGGTGTCGACGCCGCCCTCGATCTGGTTGAGCCAGGCGCCGCCGAGGCGCGACACGTTGCCGCGGTGGACGCGGGACAGCGCGGAGTAGTTCTGGTTGCCGAGGTTGCCGCCGACCTTGGGGAAGTCGCGGCCGCCGGGGGTGCCGCAGGCCGGCATGCCGGAGGCGGCGGCCGCTGGCGAGGCGGGAGTGACGGACAGGCCGACCGCCGTCGCGGCGGCTCCTTTGAGGACGTGTCTACGTTGGACCATGGTTCCCCTTAGAGGCCGAGGTAGATCTGGCGGACCCGGGGGTCCTCGCGGAGTTGTGCGGAGGTGCCGGTCATCGCGACGGCGCCGTTCTCCATGACGAGGCACTCGGTGGTCACCTCGAAGGTGAGCTTGGCGTTCTGCTCGACCAGCAGGATGGCCAGGCCGTCGCGGTTGAGCTTCTGCAGCACGGCGACGATGTCCTCGACGAGCTTGGGCGACAGGCCCATGGAGGGTTCGTCGAGGAGCATCAGGCGGGGCGCGGACATGAGCGCGCGGCCGATGGCGAGCATCTGCTGCTGGCCGCCGGACAGTGCCCCGGCGAGCCGGTGGCGCATGTCCTTCAGGACGGGGAAGAGGGTGTAGACCTCGTCGAGGGTGTCGAGTGTGGACCCCTTCCAGGGCTTGATGTACGCGCCGAGCAGGAGGTTCTTCTCTACCGGCAGGCCCGGGAAGACGTGCCGTCCCTCGGGCACGTAGCCGATGCCGTACCGGACCATCTTGCGGCCGGGCACGCGGGTCAGGTCGTGCTCGCCGAAGCGGATGGAGCGGACGGTCCGCGGCACGAGGCCCATGAGCGCCTTGAGGGTGGAGGTCTTGCCCGCGCCGTTGGCGCCGATGATGCCGACGGACTGGCCGGCGGCCACGGTGAAGCCGATGTCGTGGGCGGCCCGAACTCCTCCATAGTGGACGGAGAGGCCATCCACGGCGAGCGCGGTCATGACGCCACCTCCGTCGGCACGTCGATGACGGTCGAGTCGCCCAGGTACGCCTCGACCACCTCCGGCTTGACGGCCACCTCGGCGGGCGGGCCGTCGGCGATCACGCGCCCGTTCGCGAACACGGTGACCCGGTCGCACAGCGACATGACCAGCCCCATGTTGTGCTCGATGACGACGACGGTGACGCCGGAGGCGCGGATCGACCGGACGATGTCGCCGAGCTGCCGTACCTCCTCGCCGTTGAGGCCGGCGGCCGGCTCGTCGAGCAGCAGCAGGCGGGGCGCGGCGGCCATCGCGCGGGCGATCTCGACCCGGCGCTGGATGCCGTACGGCAGGGCACCGGGCAGGCTGTGCGCGAAGGCAGTCAGGCCGAAGCGGGCCAGGATCGCGTCGGCGTCCGCGCGCAGCGCCCGGTCGTGCCGCCAGACGCCGACCTGCCACAGGGCGTACCGCCAGATGCTGCGGGTGCGGGTGCGGTCCAGGGCGACCAGGACGTTCTCCCGGACGCTGAGCGCGCCGAACAGCCGCAGGTTCTGGAACGTGCGGGCGATGCCGGCCTGCGCCAGCCGGTACGGCGGGGCCGCGGTCACGTCGTGTCCGGCCAGGAAGACGCGCCCGGCGGTCGGCTTGTAGAGGCCGCTGACCACGTTGAACAGCGTGGTCTTGCCGGACCCGTTGGGGCCGACGATGCCGCGGATCTGGCCGGCGTCGACCTCCAGCGAGACGTCCTGCAGCGCCTTGACGCCGCGGAAGTGCTTGCTCACCGCGTCGATCCGCAGCATCACGCCGGTGTCCGACGTGGACGCCTCGTCGTACGGCTGGAAGGGGCCGAGGGTGGCGGCGCCGGCCGGACCGCCGCGCAGCCAGCCGCGCCGGCGCAGCAGGGCCGCCAGCCGGGTCGGCAGGCCGGCCAGCCCGGTGGGCGCGAACACGACCGTCAGCACCACGATGGAGCCGTACGCGACCTGGGCGTACGTCGGGTAGTCGACGAGCAGCTCGCGGACCAGCGCCAGCCCGATCGCGCCGACGACGCAGCCGACCAGGCTCTGCCGCCCGCCGATGATCACCATCGCGAGCAGCAGGAACATGTTGGCGATACTGAACGTCTCCGGCGCCACGTACCGGATCAGCCCGGCGTAGAGCACGCCGGCCAGTCCACCGTAGACGCTGGCGAGCAGGAACGCGGTCATCCGCAGCATTGGCACCTCGACGCCGACCGCGCCGGCGGCGAGGTCGTCGTCGCGCATCGCCCGCATCCGCCGGCCCAGCGGCGTGCGGACCACGAACAGGCCGAACGCGAGCGCGAGCGCGAACACGACCAGTTCGACGTAGTAGAACAGGTACTCGCTGGAGAGGTCGACGCCGGGCAGCTCCGGGCGCGGGATGCCGGTGATGCCCTCCGCTCCCCCGGCGACCTGCGCGTTGGTGACCCAGTTGGTGAACGCCAGGGCCAGGCCGAGCGTGACGATGCCGAGGTAGTGCGACTGCATGCGCAGCGCCGGCGTACCCACGAGAAGGCCGACCGCGGCGGCGGCCAGGACGGCGACGGCGGCCGCGGTCCAGAAGCCCCATCCGCTCTTGGTGGTGAGGATGGCGGTGACGTAGGCGCCGACGCCGAAGAACGCGACCTGGGCCAGGTTGATCTGGCCGGCGATGCCCATCGCGAGGCCGAGCCCGACGGCCAGCAGGGCGTACAGGATCATCACGTTGACCACGTGGATCGCGTACGAGTCCAGTTGGTACGGCAGCAGCCAGGCGGCCACACCGAGCACGGCGATGCCGCCGCCGACCCGCCAAGAACTGTGGTACCTCACGCGCGGTTCACCGTCCTCTCGCCGAAGATGCCGGTCGGCCGGATCATGATGATCACGGTGAACACGAGGAACAGGACCAGTTCGGAGTACCCCTGGAAGTGGCCGGCCGCGTAGGAGTCGAGCACCCCGATGGCCAGGCCGCCGACGATGGCGCCGGGGATGCTGCCGAAGCCGCCGAGGATCGCCGCGGCGAAGCCCTTGATGCCCAGCGTGCCGCCCATGGCGGGGCTGACGTACAGCAGCGGGCCGACCAGCCCGCCGGCGAGCGCCGCCAGCCCTGCGCCGATCATGAACGCGACCGCGTTGCTGCGCCCGACGTGGATGCCGACGGCGGTGGCCGCCTGGTGGTCCATCGCGACGGCCTGCATGGCGGCGCCGCGCTTGGTGCGCTGCAGGAAGAGCACGAGCACGGCGGTCGCCGCCGCCGCGATGGCCAGCACCACCAGGTCGTACGTGCGGATCCGGATGCCGAACACGTCCAGCGGTGCGCCGGGCACCGGGGAGCGCACGGCCCGCCCGGTCGCGCCCCAGATGATGATCGCCAGGGCCTCCAGCACGATGCCGAACCCGATGGTGCCGATCAACATCAGGTCGAAGTCCTTGTTCTCCAGCGGGCGCAGCACCCGCTCGATGACGATGCCGATCAGGCCGGTCACGATCAGGGCGATCACCATCGCCACCGCGAACGGCAGCTTCGCGGACAGGTAGAAGGTGGAGGCGAAGTACGCGCCGATCATCACCACGTTGCCGTGCGCGAAGTTGACCAGGCCCATGGTGCGGTAGACGAGCGAGAAGCCCATCGCCACGAGCGCGTAGATCGCGCCGAGGCTGAGCCCGCCGATGAACGTCTGGATAGTGACTTGCATGGTTCTCCCTGTGGAGCCACCGGGGCGGCCGGGAGCCGGCCGCCCGCGGGGTTGACGTCAGCCGGCCGCGGCGACCAGCTTGCCGCCCGTGATGGTCCCGATCGAGGTGGCGAAGATGCCCACCCCGGTGTCGTCGTAGGCGAAGTCGCCCAGCAGGCCCTGGTGCTTGGTGGCCCGGATGGCGTCGGCGAGGGCCTTGCCGGTGGCCACGTTGCTGTTCTTCAGCGCGGTCAGCATGATCTGCGCCCCGTCGTACGCCTTGGCGCCGTGCATCTCCGCGTCCTCCCCATGGGCGGCCTGGTACGCGGCGGCGAACGTGCGGGAGGCGTCGTCGATGTCGTTGCTCAGGTACGGCGAGCTGACGATGGTGCCCTCGACGTTCGCGGCGCCGGCGGTGTCGAAGAAGACCGGGGTGCCCTGCGGCGCGGCCCCGGCGAACGGCACCTTGATGCCGAGGTCGCGAGCCTGCTTGACGATCAGCCCGGACTGCACCTCCTCGGCGCCGACGAAGATGACCTGCGGGTTCTTCTGCCGGATGTTGGTCAGCGCCGCGCTGAAGTCCTTCTGGTCGTTGGTGACGACCTGGTCGGTGACCGGCTTGACGCCCCGGGCCGCCAGCGCCTTGGTGAACGCGTCGTGCTCGCCCTTGCCGAACGAGCCGTTGTTGGTGATCATCGCGATGTTCTTGAGGCCCTTGGTGTCCACGATGTACTTGGCGAGCGTCTCGTCGTACGTCGTGCTCGTCGGGCCGTTCAGGAACAGGAACGGGCTCTTCACGGCCACCAGGCCCGGCGACTGCCCGGACGTGATGTTCGGGATCTCCTCCTGCTGCAGGATCGGCGCCATCGCGATGGTCACCGCGCTCTCGGCGGTGCCCAGCATCGCGATGTAGCCCTCGCTGGCTATCTTGCGGGCCAGGTTGGTGCCGACCGTCGGGTCACCCTGGTCGTCGAAGACGCCCAGCTCGATCTGCCGGCCGTTGATGCCGCCGGCCTTGTTCCACTCGTCGACGGCCAGCTTGACGCCTTTGAGCTCCCAGGCGCCCAGCGAGCTGAGCTGTCCACTTTGGGCGTTCACCACCGCGATCTTGATGGGGCCGTCGTTCGACGATCCGGACTCCTCGTCCTCGCCCGGGGCCGAGCAGGCCGGCAGCGCGAGCGTGGCGGCGGCCACAGTGGACAGTATGGCGAAACGTCGCCGGGTGAGCAGGGACATGACACATCACCTCTCGAAGACGCCTTGGTAGATGTCCTTGATGTTCCAGTGCCCGGGGGTCGGCACCGGCTCGTTGACCATCGGCACGTCCAGCACCGCCGTGCGGCGGGCGGATACGGCGGCGCGGAGCGCCGCGCCGAGCTCGTCCGCGGCGGCGACGGTGTACCCGTCGGCGCCGCAAGCCCGGCCGTATGCGGCGAAGTCGGGGCTGTACGGCTCACCGTCCGGCCCGACGAAGTCGCAGCCGAAGCTGCGACCGAAGTTGCTGGCTTGCAGGTCCGAGATGGTGCCGTGGGACCGGTTGTTCATCACTACGAAGATCACCGGGGCGCCCTGCTCGACGGCCATGGGTACGGCCGGCAGTTGGGCGCTCATCCCGCCGTCGCCGACGAGCGCGACGACCGTGCGCTCCGGCTGGGCGATCTGCACGCCGACCGCGGCCGCCGGGCCGAAGCCCATGGTGGACGCGCCGCCGGGCGTGACGAACCGGCCCGGCGCGGGCAACTCGTAGCACTGCGCCACGCCGTTCTTGTTCCAGCCGACGTCGGTGACGAGCACGGCGTCGGCGGGCAGGGCGGCGCGCAGGTCGGCGAGGATCCGCTCGGGCCGCAGCGGAAACTGGTCGCTGCGCCCGCGTTCGCGGCTGCCGGCGAACAGGTCCGTGCGGGCCGCGCGGATCCGCTCGCGCAGTTCGGGCCGGCACACCGGCTCGGGCTGCCGGGCGCGGACGGCGGTGCCGATCGCCTCGACGGCGTGGTTGACGTCGGCGACCGCGCCGATCTCGACCGGGTAGTTGCGGCCGATCTCGGCCGGGTCGAGGTCGACCTGGATCAGCCGGCTCGGCGGGAAGCGCCAGGTGTAGCGCGGATCCCAGGAGCTGGCGTCGGTCTCGGCGAAGCGGGTGGCGAGCGCCAGCACGACGTCGGCCTCCCGGGCGTACTCGTTGGTCAGGTCCAGGCCCCAGAAGCCGGTCATGCCGAGCACCAGCGGGTGCTCGTCGGGGATCGCGCCCTTGGCCATCAGCGAGTGGGCGACCGGGATGTCGAGGTGCTCGACCAGCGCGCGCAGGGCCGCGGCGCCGCGCTCGCGGCGCAGGCCACCGCCGAGGTAGACCAGCGGGCGCCGGGCGCCCACCAGGGCCGCCGCGATGCGGTCCGCGACACCCTCCGCCAGCGCCGGCGGCTCCGCGTCTTGCACCAAGGGGTACGGCGTGGCCGTCACCGGGCGCGAGAAGTGGTCCATCGGCACGGTGAGCAGGACGGCGCCGGGCCGCCCGGAGGTGGCGGTCCAGAACGCCCGCTCGGTGCAGCGGGCCAGGTCCTCCACCCGGTGCACGGTCCACGCGCGCTTGACGAACGGGCGGAAGATGGCCGCCTGGTCGGCGTCGGCGTGCAGGTTCACCTCCTGGTGCGGGTGCCGGCCGTAGAAGTAGGACGGGATGTCGCCGGAGATGACGACCAGCGGCACCGAGTCCAGGGCGGCGGTCAGCACGCCGGTGACCGCGTTGGTCAGGCCGGGGCCGACGTGGGTGAGCAGCACGCCGGGCCTGCCGGTGGCGCGGGCGTACCCGTCGGCGGCGTGCGCGGCGGCCTGCTCGTGGCGGCTGATGACGAACCGGATCTTGCTGCGGCCGAGCGCGTCCAGCAGGGCGATGTTGGTGTGCCCGCACAGGCCGAAGACGACCTCCACGCCGTACGACTCCAGCTGGGCAACCATCGCCTCGGCCCCAGTGGTCATGACTGTCCTTTCTGGCCGGTCCACAGCGAGATGTCGCGCAGCATCAGGGTTTTCACGACGGTGTATTCCTCGACCATGTGGCGGGGCGACTCGCGGCCGAAGCCGGAGTCCTTGACGCCGCCGAAGGGCACGTGGTCGAGGCGGAAGTTGGAGGAGCCGTTGACGACCAGGCCGCCGACCTCGAGGTCGCGCCAGGCGGCGACGATGCGCCGGACGTCGTGGGTGAACAGGCCCGCCTGCAGCCCGTACCGGCTCTCGTTGCAGGTCTCTACGACCGCGTCGAAGTCGTCGTACGGCAGGACGCTCACCAGGGCGCCGAAGACCTCCTCGGTGACCACCGCCGCGTCCGCGGGCGGCCCGGCCACCACCGTCGGGGTGACGGTGGCGCCGTCGCGCTTGCCGCCGGTGGTGACCACCGCGCCGCCGGCGGCCGCCGCCGCGGCCCAGCGGACCACCCGTTCGGCGGCCTCGTCGTCCACCATGGACCCGACGTCGGTGGCCGGGTCCAGCGGGTCGCCGACCACCAGCGTCCGGACGCCGTCGGTGAACGCGCCGACGAACTCGTCGTACCGGGAGCGCTGGACGTAGACCCGCTGCACGGAGATGCAGCTCTGCCCGGAGTTGCTGTACCCGGTCCGGGCGCAGACCCGCGCCGCGTACCCGATGTCGGCGTCCTCGCACACGATGGTGGCCGCGTTGCCGCCCAACTCCAGGACCAGGCGCTTGGCGCCGGCGGCCCGCGCCACCGCGGCGCCGGTCGCGGCGCTGCCGGTGAAGCTGATCACGGCGACCTCCGGCGCGGCGCACAGCGCGGCGCCGACCTGGGCGCCGCCGTGCAGCACCTGCACCGCCTCGGGCGGCATGCCGGCCTCCAGCAGCAGCGCGACCAGCGCGGCGGAGACCGCGGGCGCCTGCGGGGGCGGCTTGACGATGGTGCTGTTGCCGGCCGCGAACGAGGCGGCCAGCTTGTGCGCGAGCAGGTTGGCCGGCGCGTTGAACGGCGTGATCGCCAGGGCCACCCCGGCCGGCGCCCGGTACGTCAGGGCGGTGTTGCCGACGCCGCGCGCCCAGCCGGCGACCGGCAGCACCTCGCCGCCGATCCGGCGGGCCTCGGCGGCACAGACGGCGAACGTGTCGGCGACCCGGTCCATCTCCCCGCCGCCGTCCTTGACCGGCTTGCCCAGCTCCAGTGCCAGCAGCCGGGCGAACTCGTCGCGCCGGGTCGCCACCAGGGCCGCCGCGCGCTCCAGCACGTCGGCGCGGTCGGCAGGAGCGAGCCGGGCTACCGCCCTGGCGCCGCGCCGGGCGTACGCGCGGGCGGCCTCGACCTGGTCCAGGTCTGCCTGGCGGACCTTGCTTACCACCCTACGAACCCACGGGCCGGTCCGCTCGGACCACTCGCCGGTCGCGGTCCACTGGCCAGCGACCAGGCAACTGGCCTCGACGACCGAGCTGTCGGGCATCGTCGCCTCCTTTGGCATGGCCACTAGATGTGGTCCGCTAGATGGTACTCCTAGACCGTTCTCCGGACTAGGTGTAACGTACGGGCGGCAAGGCCCCCTGGCAATGGCCGGTTCCGAAACTGTTACGCGGACGTGAAGCCGTCCCGGGAGGCACGAGAGCATGGAGTCCGTGAGCAAACAGCAAGCACCGACGCAGCGGTCCGACGCCGCCGAGGCGTCCGAGACCGGCGGCGTGCGCAGCGTGCAGCGGGCCATGGACATCCTGTCGCTGCTGACCGAGACCCGCCCGGTGGTGAGCATCCGGGAGATCGTCGAGGCGACCGGGCTGGCCAAGACCACCGTGATCCGGCTGGTGCAGACCCTGGAGCAGGCCGGCCTGCTCTGGGCCACCGACAAGGGCTACACCGCCGGGCCGGGGCTGTGGCGCTGGGCGCACCTGGCCAAGCGGGCGTGGGAGCTGCCGCCGGAGACCCAGCAGATCATGCGCGACCTGGCCGCCCGGCAGCGGGAGACGGTCAACCTGTACGTCGCCCGCGACATCTACCGGGTGTGCGTGGCGCAGCAGGAGAGCCCGCAGCCGCTGCGGCACGTCGTGCAGGTCGGCGACGAGCTGCCGATGTGGGCCGGCGCCTCCTCCAAGGTGCTGCTGCGGGACGCCACGCCGGCGCTGCTGACCCGGGTGGCCCGCAGCTCCCCGTACGGGGAGTCGCATGTGGACACCCTGCGCGGCTGGGTCGACGCCGTCCTGACCACCGGCTACGCCACCAGCGCCGGCGAGCGCGAGGCGGGCCTGTCCGCCGTCGCCGTACCGGTCACCGGCCGGTCGGTGGCGGTGGTCGCCGCGCTGTCGCTGAGCGGCCCGACGATCCGCTTCACCGACGACCGGATCGCCGAGTTCGTCGACGACCTCAAACGCGTCGCGGCGCGCATGTCCGAGCGGGGCTTCGACCATCCCCTCGCGACGGTCTAAGGGAGTACGCGCATGCCTGACCGACCGCTCAGCGGTGTCCGGGTCCTCGACCTGACCAACGTCCTCGCCGGGCCGTACTGCAGCTATCAGCTGATGCTGCTCGGCGCGGAGGTGGTCAAGGTCGAGCTGCCGGGCCACGGCGACCTCGCCCGCGGCCTCGGCCCCGAGCCCGAGCTCAACGCCGCCGGCATCGGCGCCTCGTTCCTGGCCCAGAACGCCGGCAAGAAGTCGGTGGAGCTCGACCTCAAGGACGCCGGCGACCGGGCCCTCTTCGAGGACATGCTGCGCGGGGCGGACGTGCTGCTGGAGAACTTCCGGGCCGGGACGCTGGGCCGGATCGGCTACCCCTGGGAGCGCCTGCGCGACATCAACGACCGGCTGGTCTACTGCGCCATCTCCGGCTTCGGCCAGAGCGGCCCGATGAGCCAGGCACCGGCGTACGACCAGGTCATCCAGGGCCTGTCCGGGATGATGAGCATCACGGGTACGTCCGAGACCGCCCCGCTGCGGGTCGGCTTTCCGGTCTGCGACTCGGTCGGCGGGCTGGCCGCCGCGCTCGCGATCGCCGCGGCGCTCGCCGGCCGGGCCCGCACCGCGCGCGGCAGCTACCTGGACGTGTCCATGCTGGAGGCGTCCCTGTCCGCCATGGGCTGGACGGTCTCGAACTACCTCGTCAGCGGCGTGCCGCCCGAGCCCATGGGCGACCAGAACGCCACCGCCGCCCCCTCCGGCACGTTCGACACCGCCGACGGCCCGCTGAACATCGCGGCCAACAAGCAGGAGCAGTTCGCGACGCTCTGCCGCCTGGTGGGGCGCGAGGACCTGCTGACCGACGAGCGGTTCGCCGACCGCGACTCCCGCAAGCGGCACCGGGCCGC
This genomic stretch from Phytohabitans rumicis harbors:
- a CDS encoding IclR family transcriptional regulator, encoding MSKQQAPTQRSDAAEASETGGVRSVQRAMDILSLLTETRPVVSIREIVEATGLAKTTVIRLVQTLEQAGLLWATDKGYTAGPGLWRWAHLAKRAWELPPETQQIMRDLAARQRETVNLYVARDIYRVCVAQQESPQPLRHVVQVGDELPMWAGASSKVLLRDATPALLTRVARSSPYGESHVDTLRGWVDAVLTTGYATSAGEREAGLSAVAVPVTGRSVAVVAALSLSGPTIRFTDDRIAEFVDDLKRVAARMSERGFDHPLATV
- a CDS encoding CaiB/BaiF CoA transferase family protein, which translates into the protein MPDRPLSGVRVLDLTNVLAGPYCSYQLMLLGAEVVKVELPGHGDLARGLGPEPELNAAGIGASFLAQNAGKKSVELDLKDAGDRALFEDMLRGADVLLENFRAGTLGRIGYPWERLRDINDRLVYCAISGFGQSGPMSQAPAYDQVIQGLSGMMSITGTSETAPLRVGFPVCDSVGGLAAALAIAAALAGRARTARGSYLDVSMLEASLSAMGWTVSNYLVSGVPPEPMGDQNATAAPSGTFDTADGPLNIAANKQEQFATLCRLVGREDLLTDERFADRDSRKRHRAALNEQVNAALRQRSAVEWEKLLSQAGVPAARILTVPEAVELDQLRHRGFLTDLAFPDGSGRRLRVSGNGVLVDGAPLRPTGPPPLLGEHNAELRHPATSGEPA